TCAAGTAATTGCTAACTCTAAAAAGCTCGATATCAGGGGATTTTTCTGAATTGAAGATGGAGTAATACTTGATTTTCATAATTCTATTTTAGGGGAAGTGTCGTTACAATATCCAAAATAAGAAGTTCATTTCAAAGTACATATAATAGGAACCATACTATTTACAATTATCTATAAGGCTTTAAAGGAATTGTGGCGACTTAATCATAAGGATATCTTATCAATAATCAAAAATCATAAGAAAAACGAATTACTGAATGGGTATTATTGCAATATAATAGTACTTAGGAGGCGATTAAATGATTACTATAGATGCTATTGGAATAGATTGTCCTAAACCTGTAATTATGGCTAAAAAGGAACTGGACAAGATGGCGGAAGGAGTTGTCGAGATACTAGCGGATAATGCTGTCTGCGTTCAAAACCTTATAAAGCTTGCAGAGTCAAATGGATTTAAATACGATCATAAACAGGAATCAGAGGATAGATTTATAGTCCACATATATAAGAATGAAGAAGGCTCTTCCGGCGATGAAGTGAAAACTAGCCAACCTGTTAATGACGATTTTACTATTGCAATCGGTAGCAGGTATTTTGGAGATGGTGATGATGTGCTTGGAGAAATATTAATGAAGAGCTTTATATATACAGTTACTGAAACAGAGCCGCTACCTAAAACCATAGTGTTTTACAATTCAGGAGTGTATTTAACTGTAAAAGACTCTCCTGTGCTGGATGATATAAGAGTTTTGGCTGAAAATGGTGTTGAAATTATTTCATGTGGTACCTGTTTGGATTTCTTTGGACTTAAAGAGGAGTTAGCAGTAGGTGAGATTTCAAATATGTATACGATTTATGAAGCCATCAAGAATGCAGGGAGGAATATGGTAATTGGTTAGTGTATTGACGGAAAAGCTGGTACTGACT
The sequence above is a segment of the Peptoniphilaceae bacterium AMB_02 genome. Coding sequences within it:
- the yedF gene encoding sulfurtransferase-like selenium metabolism protein YedF — translated: MITIDAIGIDCPKPVIMAKKELDKMAEGVVEILADNAVCVQNLIKLAESNGFKYDHKQESEDRFIVHIYKNEEGSSGDEVKTSQPVNDDFTIAIGSRYFGDGDDVLGEILMKSFIYTVTETEPLPKTIVFYNSGVYLTVKDSPVLDDIRVLAENGVEIISCGTCLDFFGLKEELAVGEISNMYTIYEAIKNAGRNMVIG